From the Bacillota bacterium genome, one window contains:
- a CDS encoding transcriptional repressor, protein MISLESLEQQLRARGCKLTRQRRAVLRVVTATEGRLDAATVCEDAKAECPEIGLTTVYRTLDILADMGVLRRLHLPDGCSTYAPASPGHRHHVICVECGRAVEFEGCDLTALLDSVASKTGFKVEDHWLQLLGRCPACQGKPCQGKR, encoded by the coding sequence ATGATAAGCCTGGAAAGCCTGGAACAGCAGCTTAGAGCCCGCGGCTGCAAGCTGACTCGCCAGCGGCGCGCCGTGTTGCGCGTGGTCACCGCTACCGAGGGGCGACTTGACGCCGCGACGGTCTGCGAGGACGCGAAAGCCGAATGTCCCGAGATCGGCCTCACGACGGTGTACCGCACCCTCGACATCCTTGCAGACATGGGTGTCCTGAGGCGCCTGCACCTGCCTGACGGGTGCAGTACTTACGCACCTGCGTCCCCAGGCCACCGCCATCACGTCATATGCGTAGAGTGCGGTAGGGCCGTGGAGTTCGAGGGGTGCGACCTTACAGCTCTGCTCGATTCCGTGGCTTCCAAAACCGGTTTCAAGGTTGAGGATCACTGGCTACAGCTCTTAGGAAGGTGCCCGGCATGTCAAGGAAAGCCATGTCAAGGAAAGCGCTGA